In Musa acuminata AAA Group cultivar baxijiao chromosome BXJ2-3, Cavendish_Baxijiao_AAA, whole genome shotgun sequence, the following proteins share a genomic window:
- the LOC135608081 gene encoding large ribosomal subunit protein uL1-like, translating into MSKLQSDVLREAISQVVGDSREKKRKFTETVELQIGLKNYDPQKDKRFSGSVKLPHIPRPKMKVCMLGDAQHVEEAEKIGLDYMDVESLKKMNKNKKLVKKLAKKYHAFLASEAIIKQIPRLLGPGLNKAGKFPTLVTHQESLEAKVNETKAMVKFQLKKVLCMGVAVGNCAMEEKQIFQNVQLSVNFLVSLLKKNWQNVRCLYLKSTMGKPYRVF; encoded by the exons CAAGCTACAGAGTGATGTCTTGAGGGAAGCTATTTCCCAGGTTGTTGGCGATTCTCGGGAGAAGAAGCGCAAATTTACAGAAACTGTTGAGTTACAAATTGGGCTGAAAAATTATGATCCTCAAAAGGACAAACGATTCAGCGGATCTGTGAAGCTACCTCATATTCCTCGCCCAAAAATGAAAGTGTGCATGCTTGGTGATGCTCAACATGTTGAGGAG GCAGAGAAGATAGGATTGGATTATATGGATGTTGAGAGTTTGAAAAAGATGAACAAAAATAAGAAGTTGGTAAAAAAACTTGCTAAGAAATATCATGCTTTCCTAGCATCAGAAGCTATTATCAAGCAGATTCCTCGTCTCCTTGGCCCTGGTCTTAACAAGGCAG GGAAATTTCCCACATTGGTTACCCACCAAGAATCTTTGGAGGCAAAAGTTAACGAGACAAAGGCCATGGTGAAGTTTCAACTCAAAAAGGTTCTTTGCATGGGAGTAGCAGTGGGCAACTGTGCAATGGAGGAGAAGCAGATCTTTCAGAACGTGCAACTCAGTGTCAATTTCCTTGTGTCTTTGCTGAAGAAGAACTGGCAAAAC GTGAGGTGCTTGTACCTGAAGAGTACAATGGGGAAGCCATACAGAGTATTCTAA